In Silene latifolia isolate original U9 population unplaced genomic scaffold, ASM4854445v1 scaffold_222, whole genome shotgun sequence, a single genomic region encodes these proteins:
- the LOC141638891 gene encoding phospho-2-dehydro-3-deoxyheptonate aldolase 1, chloroplastic-like, with product MALSSTSLLPTPTPTKSTFFSSSSSASSTPSFIRPISAVHSADKSSSTPSTAAASKSVSAAAVTSATITAAKNGAAVEQKWGIESWRSKKALQLPEYPDQGELEAVLKTIEDFPPIVFAGEARILEERLADAALGNAFLLQGGDCAESFKEFNANNIRDTFRVLLQMGTVLMYAGQMPVVKVGRMAGQFAKPRSDNYEEKDGVKLPSYRGDNINGDVFDEKSRIPDPQRMIRAYCQSAATLNLLRAFATGGYAAMQRVSQWDLDFAQNSEQADRYQELAHRVDEALGFMAAAGLTLEHPAVQSTEFWTSHECLLLPYEQSLTRKDSTSGLYYDCSAHFLWVGERTRQLDGAHVEFLRGIANPLGIKVSDRMNPNELIKLIDILNPDNKPGRITIITRMGAENMRVKLPHLIRAVRRAGQIVTWVSDPMHGNTIKAPCGLKTRPFDAILAEVRAFFDVHDQEGSHPGGVHLEMTGQNVTECIGGGQTVTFDDLSSRYHTHCDPRLNASQSLELAFIIAERLRKRRMKSQPSLTS from the exons ATGGCTCTCTCAAGCACTTCCCTCCTTCCTACCCCTACCCCTACCAAATCCACCTtcttctcctcttcctcctccgcTTCATCCACCCCCTCATTCATCCGTCCAATCTCCGCGGTCCACTCCGCCGACAAATCATCATCCACCCCCTCCACCGCCGCCGCATCGAAATCCGTTTCCGCCGCGGCGGTGACGTCAGCAACAATTACCGCGGCGAAGAACGGGGCGGCGGTGGAGCAGAAATGGGGAATAGAATCATGGAGGAGTAAGAAGGCACTCCAGCTCCCTGAGTATCCTGATCAAGGGGAGCTGGAGGCGGTTTTGAAGACGATCGAGGATTTCCCCCCGATCGTCTTCGCTGGTGAAGCTAGGATTTTAGAGGAACGTCTTGCTGATGCTGCTCTTGGTAATGCGTTTCTGTTACAAGGTGGTGATTGTGCTGAGAGTTTTAAAGAATTTAATGCTAATAATATTAGGGATACGTTTCGGGTTTTGTTACAGATGGGTACTGTTCTTATGTATGCTGGTCAGATGCCTGTTGTTAAG GTGGGGAGAATGGCGGGGCAATTTGCAAAGCCGAGATCAGACAATTATGAGGAGAAGGATGGGGTGAAATTGCCAAGTTACAGAGGAGACAATATCAATGGTGATGTGTTTGATGAGAAATCGAGGATTCCGGACCCACAGAGGATGATCAGGGCATACTGTCAGTCGGCTGCTACTTTGAATCTTTTGAGGGCGTTTGCTACTGGTGGTTATGCTGCTATGCAAAGGGTTTCTCAGTGGGATCTCGACTTTGCTCAGAATAGCGAGCAAGCTGATAG GTACCAAGAATTAGCTCATCGTGTCGATGAGGCCTTGGGATTCATGGCTGCTGCGGGACTTACACTTGAACATCCTGCAGTGCAATCAACTGAGTTCTGGACGTCTCATGAGTGCTTATTGTTGCCTTATGAACAGTCTCTTACCAGGAAAGATTCCACTTCTGGGCTATACTATGATTGCTCAGCCCACTTTCTCTGGGTCGGAGAACGTACTAGGCAACTTGATGGCGCTCATGTTGAATTCCTCAGAGGAATTGCCAATCCTCTTGGAATTAAG GTAAGTGACAGGATGAACCCTAATGAGTTGATCAAGCTGATCGATATTTTGAACCCGGACAACAAGCCAGGGAGAATTACAATCATTACCAGAATGGGAGCTGAGAATATGAGAGTGAAGCTTCCGCACTTGATTAGAGCTGTCCGTAGGGCTGGTCAAATCGTCACATGGGTCAGTGATCCCATGCATGGGAATACCATCAAAGCTCCATGCGGCCTGAAGACTAGGCCCTTCGACGCTATTCTG GCTGAGGTTAGAGCATTCTTCGACGTCCATGATCAAGAAGGAAGCCACCCAGGTGGTGTTCACCTAGAAATGACCGGCCAAAATGTAACTGAGTGCATTGGAGGAGGCCAAACAGTGACCTTTGACGATCTAAGCTCACGCTACCACACCCACTGTGACCCAAGGCTAAACGCTTCCCAATCTTTGGAGCTAGCCTTCATCATCGCTGAGCGCCTTAGGAAGAGAAGGATGAAGTCCCAGCCTTCTTTGACCTCTTAA